One genomic window of Microbacterium testaceum StLB037 includes the following:
- a CDS encoding amino acid ABC transporter ATP-binding protein yields the protein MSVATATRGLVEIHNVHKSFHGVEVLKGIDLTVQPGEVVALLGPSGSGKSTLLRTINHLETVDAGSVTVDGEFIGYELRHGKLHELHEREILRRRTRVGIVFQNFHLFPHLTALENVTEAPLALKRLNKDDARELALGLLDRVGLSDKADAYPRQLSGGQQQRVAIARALALTPQVLLFDEPTSALDPELVGEVLDVIRDLAKLGTTLVIVTHEIGFAREVADRVVFLDQGRVVEQGTPDEVLGRPRHPRTREFLAKVLG from the coding sequence ATGAGCGTCGCCACCGCCACCCGTGGGCTCGTCGAGATCCACAACGTGCACAAGAGCTTCCACGGCGTCGAGGTGCTGAAGGGCATCGACCTCACCGTGCAGCCGGGCGAGGTCGTCGCGCTGCTCGGACCGAGCGGCTCGGGGAAGTCCACGCTGCTGCGCACGATCAACCACCTGGAGACCGTGGATGCCGGCTCGGTCACGGTCGACGGGGAGTTCATCGGCTACGAACTGCGTCACGGCAAGCTGCACGAGTTGCACGAGAGGGAGATCCTGCGCCGGCGGACGCGCGTGGGGATCGTCTTCCAGAACTTTCACCTCTTCCCGCACCTCACCGCGCTCGAGAACGTGACCGAAGCGCCGCTCGCCCTGAAGCGGCTGAACAAGGACGACGCGCGCGAGCTGGCCCTCGGCCTGCTCGACCGGGTGGGCCTGAGCGACAAGGCCGACGCCTACCCGCGTCAGCTCTCGGGTGGTCAGCAGCAGCGCGTCGCGATCGCCCGGGCCTTGGCCCTCACGCCCCAGGTGCTGCTGTTCGACGAACCGACGAGTGCGCTCGACCCCGAGCTCGTGGGCGAGGTGCTCGATGTCATCCGCGACCTCGCGAAGCTCGGCACGACCCTCGTGATCGTGACGCACGAGATCGGTTTCGCGCGCGAGGTCGCCGACCGCGTCGTGTTCCTCGACCAGGGCCGCGTCGTCGAGCAGGGCACGCCGGACGAGGTGCTCGGCCGCCCGCGGCACCCGCGGACGCGGGAGTTCCTCGCGAAAGTGCTCGGCTGA